A single genomic interval of Cellvibrio sp. PSBB023 harbors:
- a CDS encoding valine--pyruvate transaminase translates to MSDAVLNLSCFGQKLCTDAGIVTLMDDLGEALRVNPDMIFMGGGNPARIPAMEQAFEQALRSTLDNARDAHELLGLYQPPQGDAQLLDAIAELLSHEYGWPISRDNIALSNGSQSAFFVLFNLFAGDYPGGIKKKIQLPLTPEYLGYSDLGISGDFFTATRPSIEMLPDGFFKYHVDFSQLRITDETGALCVSRPTNPTGNVISDDELAKLDALAREHKVPFIVDGAYGTPFPNILFVDAQPHWNRNTILVLSLSKLGLPGARTGIVIADPAIIQAFAKANTILSLATGNFGPAVARHLLQDGNILRLSRDLVAPFYRERMEMAVATFKSSLGDLPCFIHKPEGAIFLWLWFKDLPITSEALYQRLKARGVLVVSGHHFFPGLTDDWQHRHECIRVTYCQDPETVARGAAIIADEVREVYRTAV, encoded by the coding sequence TATTAAATCTGTCGTGTTTCGGGCAAAAGCTTTGCACTGATGCCGGTATTGTCACCCTGATGGATGATTTGGGGGAGGCGTTACGGGTAAACCCTGACATGATTTTTATGGGCGGTGGCAACCCGGCGCGCATTCCTGCCATGGAGCAAGCCTTTGAGCAGGCCTTGCGCAGCACACTGGATAATGCACGTGATGCCCATGAGTTACTCGGGCTTTATCAGCCGCCGCAGGGCGATGCACAATTGCTGGATGCCATTGCCGAATTGCTTTCACATGAATATGGCTGGCCCATTTCCCGCGACAACATCGCCTTATCCAACGGCAGCCAGTCGGCATTTTTTGTATTGTTTAATTTATTTGCGGGCGATTATCCCGGCGGTATTAAAAAGAAAATTCAGCTGCCACTCACACCGGAATATTTGGGTTACAGCGATTTGGGGATTAGCGGTGATTTTTTTACCGCCACTCGCCCCAGCATTGAAATGTTGCCTGATGGTTTTTTTAAATATCACGTGGATTTCAGCCAGTTGAGGATTACGGATGAAACCGGGGCACTGTGTGTGTCGCGCCCCACCAATCCCACGGGCAATGTGATTAGCGATGACGAGCTGGCAAAATTGGATGCGCTGGCACGTGAGCACAAAGTGCCATTTATTGTGGACGGTGCATACGGTACGCCTTTTCCCAATATTTTATTTGTGGATGCGCAACCCCATTGGAATCGCAATACGATTTTGGTATTGAGTTTATCCAAACTCGGCTTACCTGGTGCACGCACAGGAATTGTTATTGCTGATCCTGCAATTATTCAGGCGTTTGCCAAAGCCAATACCATTTTAAGTCTGGCCACCGGCAATTTCGGCCCGGCTGTCGCGCGCCATTTATTGCAGGACGGAAATATTTTGCGCTTGAGCCGTGATCTGGTTGCTCCTTTTTATCGAGAGCGGATGGAGATGGCTGTGGCAACCTTTAAATCCTCGCTGGGGGATTTACCCTGTTTTATCCACAAACCGGAAGGTGCGATTTTCTTATGGCTTTGGTTCAAGGATTTGCCTATCACCAGTGAGGCTCTGTACCAGCGGTTGAAAGCGCGGGGTGTGCTGGTGGTCTCCGGGCATCACTTTTTCCCGGGTTTGACGGATGATTGGCAGCATCGCCATGAATGTATTCGTGTGACTTATTGTCAGGACCCAGAGACGGTTGCGCGCGGCGCAGCAATTATTGCCGATGAAGTGCGTGAGGTTTATCGCACAGCAGTATGA